The Thermoplasmatales archaeon genome has a segment encoding these proteins:
- the rimI gene encoding ribosomal protein S18-alanine N-acetyltransferase has product MSVSNANFVLLRPFQVNDTEELDRVLEIAKNSLTEYYSPKLIVDLYEEWPEGFSVAEVNHKVAGFLIGSRYSSSEARILMIAVEKSYRKMGIGSSLLTNFIDLCMSKNFSAVRLEVKTDNDEAINLYKKFNFEITSRISAYYSDASDAFTMWRTI; this is encoded by the coding sequence GTGAGCGTCTCCAATGCAAATTTTGTTCTCTTGAGACCGTTCCAGGTCAATGACACAGAAGAGCTTGATCGAGTTCTAGAAATCGCAAAAAATTCCCTTACTGAATATTATTCCCCAAAATTGATAGTTGATCTCTACGAGGAATGGCCGGAAGGATTCTCCGTAGCAGAAGTGAATCATAAAGTCGCGGGCTTTCTTATAGGTTCTAGATATTCTTCCTCAGAGGCAAGGATATTGATGATCGCTGTCGAGAAAAGTTACAGGAAAATGGGGATAGGATCAAGCCTTCTCACCAATTTTATCGATCTATGCATGAGTAAGAATTTTTCTGCAGTGAGACTAGAGGTGAAAACAGATAACGACGAAGCAATAAATCTATATAAAAAATTTAATTTTGAAATAACGTCAAGGATCAGTGCGTATTATAGCGACGCATCTGATGCCTTCACGATGTGGCGGACAATCTAA
- a CDS encoding MFS transporter codes for MQDSYEAIKSMKTSKGNSILLPLAGFALAAILLSSLSSFVIFLPYFSRVTDTNSDELFYLGTLVYFMGMPAGKILGRLFRYHRNITLTTTIVIIIVSVSIVLMPFVTSMPIILLLRFVQGSATILMEIFSISFSYVYSERTRILASTFAISGIPTGVTLGSSIPFLANLDPFVAYFVMGVLSMAMLAPFIFLLGRNREKMFMLKHERKGTTMRMPVTWIMGALWMTMTVNLIMATIIPEYLGQYDPKDVLSAMEVFGIWAAISTIIGGLASYLLYDKASGYRALIIVSAAGFAISVPGFILLSLKLTGFSLLLAIFLTQFGAFVVAMIYSIPRKIYPEGYVAKGIWEFSSIGSFGHIAAPLILIPIGYAIGFGFVFIILLLIPIYGILAMIYFFRKV; via the coding sequence GTTTGTTATATTTCTGCCATATTTCTCCAGAGTCACAGATACTAATTCTGATGAACTCTTCTACCTCGGTACATTAGTGTATTTTATGGGTATGCCAGCCGGAAAGATTCTTGGCAGATTATTCCGCTACCATCGGAATATTACCCTAACAACAACAATCGTAATCATAATTGTTTCCGTAAGTATTGTGCTAATGCCATTTGTTACCTCCATGCCAATAATCCTTCTTTTGCGATTCGTTCAGGGCTCCGCGACTATATTGATGGAGATATTCTCGATCAGTTTCTCATACGTTTATTCGGAACGCACAAGAATATTGGCAAGTACATTTGCTATATCCGGTATTCCTACCGGTGTGACACTGGGTTCCTCCATACCTTTCTTGGCAAATTTGGATCCTTTTGTGGCATACTTCGTAATGGGGGTGCTATCAATGGCCATGCTTGCTCCATTTATCTTTCTACTAGGCAGGAACAGAGAAAAGATGTTCATGCTAAAACATGAAAGGAAGGGAACGACAATGAGAATGCCAGTGACATGGATCATGGGTGCGCTCTGGATGACAATGACAGTGAATCTCATAATGGCCACGATAATACCGGAATACCTAGGCCAATATGATCCTAAAGACGTGCTCAGCGCAATGGAGGTATTCGGGATCTGGGCAGCGATATCAACCATAATAGGTGGATTGGCATCCTACTTGTTATATGACAAGGCCTCGGGCTATAGGGCATTGATAATCGTGAGTGCAGCGGGCTTTGCTATATCTGTTCCAGGATTTATACTTCTTTCATTGAAACTCACTGGGTTTTCATTATTGCTTGCAATATTCCTTACGCAATTTGGTGCATTTGTCGTGGCCATGATATATTCCATTCCCAGAAAGATATACCCGGAAGGATACGTTGCAAAAGGTATCTGGGAATTCAGTTCAATTGGTTCATTTGGGCACATTGCGGCACCACTAATTTTGATTCCTATCGGTTACGCGATTGGATTTGGGTTCGTTTTTATAATTTTGCTGCTAATACCGATATATGGTATACTTGCCATGATTTACTTTTTCAGGAAGGTATAA